The following proteins are encoded in a genomic region of Porphyrobacter sp. CACIAM 03H1:
- a CDS encoding Crp/Fnr family transcriptional regulator — protein sequence MPTLTAAGIEPLFRLLGRYMPLDEHDRAALSSLETGPVCARDARTDIAREGENPTVIRLLISGWACRYKDLPDGRRQIVGFFLPGDFCDLNIYILSELDHSIGALTAVRFYEIQPHQFHEVIDERPHLLRALLWHEMVSAGIQREWLLSIGQRSPLERLAHLFVELYYRLKAVGLATGLGFDLPITQNHLAEANGLSLVHLNRTLQEMRREELIELSDRQLRIVDLDRLKRVAMFNNNYLHFNR from the coding sequence ATGCCGACTTTGACCGCTGCAGGCATCGAGCCGTTGTTCCGCCTGCTTGGCCGGTACATGCCGCTCGACGAGCATGATCGTGCCGCGCTTTCGTCGCTCGAGACCGGCCCGGTCTGCGCCCGCGACGCGCGGACGGACATTGCCCGCGAGGGCGAAAATCCGACCGTTATCCGCCTGCTGATCTCGGGGTGGGCGTGCCGCTACAAGGACCTGCCCGACGGGCGCCGCCAGATCGTCGGCTTTTTCCTTCCCGGCGATTTCTGCGATCTCAACATCTACATCCTCTCCGAGCTGGACCACTCTATCGGCGCGCTCACGGCGGTGCGGTTCTACGAGATCCAGCCGCACCAGTTCCACGAGGTGATCGACGAACGCCCGCACCTGCTGCGGGCGCTGCTGTGGCACGAGATGGTCTCCGCGGGGATCCAGCGCGAATGGCTGCTGTCGATCGGCCAGCGCTCTCCGCTGGAGCGGCTCGCGCATCTGTTCGTCGAGCTATATTATCGCCTCAAGGCGGTGGGGCTGGCGACGGGGCTCGGCTTCGATCTGCCGATCACCCAGAACCACCTTGCCGAGGCGAACGGGCTGAGCCTCGTCCATCTCAACCGCACGCTCCAGGAAATGCGCCGCGAGGAGCTGATCGAGCTGTCCGACCGCCAGCTCAGGATCGTCGATCTCGACCGGCTGAAGCGCGTGGCCATGTTCAACAACAACTACCTGCACTTCAACCGCTAG
- a CDS encoding PAS domain-containing protein, producing MADFPHDCDESLLGAAFRALPDAACILEPVTGPDAEPDDWRYLASNLRHADLLGRHDLVGKTLREAHPDLPEEWFTDFARVRATGIPETLARQHATESLIFEVCFSPLGAGDAIMVRIRDITQEHAAREEKREADTRYKQIFDAIDEGFCIVKVLFDDAGDPVDYRFLECNAAFVEHTGLEDPVGKTMRTLQPDIEDKWVATYARIALSGVAERFENESPAMGRWFDVFAFPIGEQPPYLVGILFEDIGERKTMELALRHSENRLQSLIEATSDLIFRMNPQGTLMEQLGGNSLLGEVSGEIDWIGSFVAPTDRDRVRHLLQEAIETRQPLELEHRYLRPDGEVGWLYSRAVPVFDDGGEVTEWFGMATDITSRRHAERQLAHGAEMLRVASGIGRVGLWDWNVETGELIWSDEHYRMEGYEPGEIAPSFEVWAERVHPEDRARTEAVIAEAMRTGEEYLNEYRVCHPGGEVVWLSARGRFLYDEQGKPVRMLGAMIDTTQRRREEEWQKLLVAELQHRVRNLIGMVRSVARLSAPSHRHVDEYVDHLIGRLQAMGRTQSTLTRSPGRSVDLAELVREELLVHAVQPDKCHVDGPEVALSPHAAEIVTLAIHELATNSIKYGALGDTGYIRIVWTLLNRDGKRWVSLRWQETAPVRKTKHNRKGFGRKLIEERVPYELQGEGRFALHDTGVLAELEFPLSDAGSILDPRS from the coding sequence ATGGCGGACTTCCCTCACGATTGCGACGAGAGCCTGCTCGGGGCCGCGTTTCGCGCGCTCCCCGATGCAGCCTGCATCCTCGAGCCGGTGACGGGTCCGGACGCGGAGCCGGACGACTGGCGCTATCTCGCAAGCAACCTCAGGCACGCGGACCTGCTTGGTCGGCACGATCTCGTGGGCAAGACGCTCCGCGAGGCCCATCCCGATCTGCCCGAGGAATGGTTCACCGACTTTGCCCGCGTGCGCGCCACGGGCATTCCGGAAACGCTTGCACGCCAGCACGCAACGGAGTCCCTGATCTTCGAGGTCTGCTTCTCCCCTCTAGGGGCCGGCGACGCGATCATGGTGCGGATCCGCGATATCACGCAAGAGCATGCGGCGCGTGAGGAGAAGCGCGAAGCGGACACGCGCTACAAGCAGATCTTCGACGCGATCGACGAGGGGTTCTGCATCGTCAAGGTGCTCTTCGACGATGCGGGCGACCCGGTCGACTACCGCTTCCTCGAATGCAACGCGGCCTTCGTCGAGCACACCGGGCTCGAGGATCCGGTCGGCAAGACGATGCGCACGCTTCAGCCCGACATCGAGGACAAGTGGGTGGCCACCTATGCGCGGATCGCCCTTTCCGGCGTCGCCGAACGGTTCGAGAACGAATCGCCCGCGATGGGCCGCTGGTTCGATGTCTTCGCCTTCCCGATCGGCGAGCAGCCGCCCTATCTGGTGGGCATCCTGTTCGAGGACATCGGCGAGCGCAAAACGATGGAACTGGCGCTCCGGCACTCCGAGAACCGGTTGCAGTCGCTGATCGAGGCGACCTCGGACCTCATCTTCCGCATGAACCCGCAGGGCACGCTGATGGAACAGCTCGGCGGCAACAGCCTGCTGGGCGAGGTCAGCGGGGAGATCGACTGGATCGGGAGCTTCGTCGCTCCGACCGATCGGGACAGGGTGCGGCACCTCCTCCAGGAGGCGATCGAAACGCGCCAGCCGCTCGAGCTGGAGCACCGTTATCTCAGGCCCGATGGCGAGGTGGGCTGGCTCTATTCGCGCGCCGTCCCGGTGTTCGACGATGGCGGAGAGGTCACCGAATGGTTCGGCATGGCGACAGACATCACCAGCCGGCGCCATGCCGAACGCCAGCTGGCCCACGGCGCCGAGATGTTGCGGGTGGCGAGCGGGATCGGCAGGGTCGGCCTGTGGGACTGGAACGTCGAGACCGGTGAGCTGATCTGGTCGGACGAGCATTACCGCATGGAAGGCTACGAGCCGGGGGAGATCGCGCCGAGCTTCGAAGTGTGGGCCGAACGTGTCCACCCGGAAGACCGCGCCCGCACCGAAGCCGTGATTGCCGAGGCCATGCGCACCGGGGAGGAATATCTCAATGAATACCGCGTCTGCCATCCGGGCGGCGAGGTCGTCTGGCTCTCGGCCCGCGGGCGCTTTCTCTATGACGAGCAGGGCAAGCCCGTGCGGATGCTGGGCGCCATGATCGACACGACCCAGCGGCGGCGCGAGGAGGAATGGCAGAAGTTGCTGGTTGCCGAGCTCCAGCACCGGGTGCGCAACCTGATCGGCATGGTCCGCTCGGTCGCGCGGCTCTCGGCCCCGAGCCACCGCCATGTCGACGAATATGTCGATCACCTGATCGGTCGCCTGCAGGCGATGGGTCGCACCCAGAGCACCCTCACCCGCTCCCCCGGCCGGAGCGTGGACCTCGCCGAACTGGTGCGCGAGGAGCTGCTGGTCCACGCCGTCCAGCCCGACAAGTGTCATGTCGACGGGCCGGAGGTCGCGCTCTCCCCCCATGCGGCGGAGATCGTCACCCTCGCGATCCACGAACTCGCCACCAATTCGATCAAGTACGGCGCGCTCGGCGACACCGGCTATATCCGGATCGTCTGGACGCTACTGAACAGGGACGGGAAGCGCTGGGTCAGCCTGCGCTGGCAGGAAACCGCACCGGTGCGCAAGACGAAGCACAACCGCAAGGGGTTCGGGCGAAAGCTGATCGAGGAGCGGGTACCCTACGAACTGCAGGGCGAGGGTCGCTTCGCGCTCCACGACACGGGCGTCCTTGCCGAGCTCGAATTTCCGCTGTCCGATGCCGGCAGCATTCTCGATCCGCGATCGTGA
- a CDS encoding response regulator → MTDHVLNGRRVIILEDDYYQAQDCRHLLEEAGARVIAMSGTLPDVDTLLADGPIDAALLDINLGHGLSLDFARELRRRSIPFVFLTGYDAATLPDDLAGSAYVSKPADGARIVATLERLVRRDT, encoded by the coding sequence ATGACCGACCATGTGCTGAACGGCCGCCGCGTGATTATTCTGGAGGACGACTATTACCAGGCCCAGGATTGCCGGCATCTGCTCGAAGAGGCCGGGGCCAGGGTGATCGCGATGTCGGGCACGCTGCCCGATGTCGATACGCTGCTGGCCGACGGTCCGATCGATGCCGCGTTGCTCGACATCAATCTCGGACACGGCCTGTCGCTCGATTTCGCCCGCGAACTGCGCCGCCGTTCGATACCTTTCGTGTTCCTCACCGGATATGACGCAGCGACGCTGCCCGATGATCTCGCGGGCAGCGCCTATGTCAGCAAGCCCGCAGACGGGGCGCGCATAGTGGCTACGCTGGAACGTCTGGTGAGGCGGGATACCTAG
- a CDS encoding Crp/Fnr family transcriptional regulator — protein MFNAFLLRLMHAAELSDQEIEAVEELCRQPKEIGAKKYLSRDGDEMVSFPVVLSGWAARYQILRNGARQITRLLVPGDAFYFDSSPNGIAIEEVITLSPCKIVNILHADMRRVIDRFPAVGEAMRNYGCMENAVLSSWVVNVGRRDALERMAHLICEAHYRLSLVDAHQGNQIYFPLAQDDLADVLGLTPVHINRKLQQLRQEGLITLRSKQLTILDLRTLQQIAGFDSSYLAPRVQTPRERERLKVVAA, from the coding sequence GTGTTCAACGCCTTCCTGCTGCGACTTATGCATGCTGCCGAACTGAGCGATCAGGAAATCGAGGCGGTCGAAGAATTGTGCCGGCAGCCGAAGGAGATCGGCGCCAAGAAATACCTGTCGCGCGACGGCGACGAGATGGTGTCCTTTCCTGTCGTTCTCAGCGGCTGGGCGGCGCGTTACCAGATCCTGCGCAACGGCGCGCGCCAGATCACCCGCCTGCTGGTGCCGGGCGATGCCTTCTACTTCGATTCCTCGCCCAACGGCATCGCGATCGAGGAAGTCATCACCCTGAGCCCGTGCAAGATCGTCAACATCCTCCACGCCGACATGCGCCGCGTGATCGACCGTTTCCCGGCGGTCGGCGAGGCGATGCGCAACTATGGCTGCATGGAGAACGCGGTGCTTTCCTCGTGGGTGGTCAATGTCGGTCGCCGCGACGCGCTCGAGCGGATGGCGCACCTCATTTGCGAGGCCCATTACCGGCTCTCGCTGGTCGATGCGCACCAAGGCAACCAGATCTACTTCCCCCTGGCGCAGGACGATCTGGCGGACGTGCTCGGCCTCACTCCGGTGCACATCAACCGCAAGCTCCAGCAATTGCGTCAGGAGGGGCTCATCACGCTGCGCTCGAAGCAGCTGACGATCCTCGACCTGCGCACGCTGCAGCAGATCGCCGGGTTCGACAGTTCCTATCTCGCCCCGCGGGTCCAGACCCCGCGCGAACGCGAGCGGCTCAAGGTGGTGGCGGCCTGA